The following coding sequences are from one Streptomyces sp. NBC_01294 window:
- a CDS encoding MFS transporter, with protein MSRTEQLSRQTGVEGKSRGRWLALSVLVLAVLLVAVDATVLGLATPSLSEDLKPSGTQLLWIGDIYSFVIAGLLVSMGSLGDRIGRKKLLLIGATAFGAVSVLNAYATSPEMMIVARALLGVAGATLMPSTLALIRNIFHDPKERSLAIGIWGATASAGAAVGPVVGGALLQHFWWGSVFLINLPVMIALVLVGIKLLPESKNPVAGPWDLVSVGLSLVGVIGVVYAVKEAATHGLTWEVALSALLGAGALYAFVRRQFTLPSPLLDMRLFKHRGFSGAVLADLLTVFGLSGLVFFLSQFLQLVQGRDPLEAGLAELPAAIGAVATGLVAGRYARRYSVRTVVAGGLAAIGLALAVLTVVHKESGYPLLGAALLFVGLGAGFSFTVTADVILSSVPKEQAGSASAVSETAYELGAALGIALLGSIVTGVYQGFTAPASVAGPVADAAHESLGGAVEAAKALDPHTAGQMVGAAQEAFVDGLRLASGVGAAVLLATAAAAWFLLKGQRLQDGIEH; from the coding sequence ATGAGCCGTACCGAACAGCTGAGCCGTCAGACGGGAGTGGAGGGCAAGAGCAGGGGGCGCTGGCTCGCGCTCTCCGTGCTCGTCCTGGCCGTGCTGCTGGTCGCGGTCGACGCCACGGTCCTCGGCCTCGCCACGCCCTCACTCAGCGAGGACCTCAAGCCCTCCGGCACCCAGCTGCTGTGGATCGGCGACATCTACTCCTTCGTCATCGCCGGACTGCTGGTGTCGATGGGCTCGCTCGGCGACCGAATAGGCCGCAAGAAGCTGCTCCTCATCGGCGCCACCGCCTTCGGCGCCGTCTCGGTCCTCAACGCCTACGCGACCAGCCCCGAGATGATGATCGTCGCCCGGGCCCTGCTCGGCGTGGCCGGCGCGACCCTGATGCCGTCCACCCTCGCGCTGATCCGCAACATCTTCCACGACCCCAAGGAGCGCAGCCTCGCCATCGGCATCTGGGGCGCCACCGCCTCGGCCGGCGCGGCCGTCGGACCGGTCGTCGGAGGAGCCCTGCTCCAGCACTTCTGGTGGGGCTCGGTCTTCCTGATCAACCTCCCCGTGATGATCGCACTGGTCCTCGTCGGCATCAAGCTGCTGCCCGAGTCCAAGAACCCGGTCGCCGGCCCCTGGGACCTGGTCAGCGTCGGTCTCTCCCTCGTCGGCGTGATCGGCGTGGTGTACGCCGTCAAGGAAGCCGCCACCCACGGCCTGACCTGGGAAGTCGCACTTTCCGCGCTGCTCGGCGCGGGCGCGCTGTACGCCTTCGTCCGCCGCCAGTTCACCCTGCCGTCCCCGCTGCTCGACATGCGGCTCTTCAAGCACCGCGGCTTCTCCGGCGCGGTCCTCGCCGACCTGCTCACCGTCTTCGGCCTCTCCGGACTGGTCTTCTTCCTCTCCCAGTTCCTGCAGCTCGTCCAGGGCCGCGACCCCCTGGAGGCGGGCCTGGCCGAACTGCCCGCCGCCATCGGCGCGGTGGCCACCGGTCTGGTCGCGGGCCGGTACGCCCGCCGGTACTCGGTACGGACCGTCGTGGCCGGCGGCCTCGCCGCCATCGGCCTGGCCCTCGCCGTCCTGACCGTGGTCCACAAGGAGAGCGGCTACCCGCTGCTCGGCGCGGCCCTGCTCTTCGTCGGCCTCGGCGCCGGCTTCTCCTTCACCGTCACCGCCGACGTGATCCTCTCCAGCGTGCCCAAGGAGCAGGCCGGTTCGGCCTCCGCCGTCTCCGAGACGGCGTACGAACTCGGCGCCGCCCTCGGCATCGCCCTGCTCGGCTCCATCGTCACCGGCGTCTACCAGGGCTTCACCGCCCCGGCCTCCGTCGCGGGCCCGGTCGCCGACGCCGCGCACGAATCCCTCGGCGGGGCCGTCGAGGCCGCCAAGGCGCTGGACCCGCACACGGCCGGGCAGATGGTGGGCGCCGCCCAGGAGGCCTTCGTGGACGGACTGCGGCTCGCCTCCGGCGTCGGCGCGGCCGTACTGCTGGCCACCGCCGCGGCCGCCTGGTTCCTGCTCAAGGGCCAGAGGCTCCAGGACGGCATCGAACACTGA
- a CDS encoding lysophospholipid acyltransferase family protein, with product MRMMFRTRVEGIENIPGSGPVILAGNHLTFIDSMILPLVCDRTVHFIGKDEYVTGKGIKGRLMAWFFTGSGMIPVDRDGANGGVAALMTGRRILEEGKIFGIYPEGTRSPDGRLYRGRTGIARLTLMTGAPVVPFAMIGTDKLQPGGAGMPRPGRVTVRFGEPMEFSRYEGMDRDRYVLRAVTDSVMAEVMRLSGQEYVDMYATKAKAA from the coding sequence ATGCGCATGATGTTCCGCACCCGTGTGGAGGGCATCGAGAACATCCCCGGGTCCGGACCGGTGATTCTGGCGGGCAACCATCTCACCTTCATCGACTCCATGATCCTTCCGCTGGTGTGCGACCGCACGGTCCACTTCATCGGCAAGGACGAGTACGTGACGGGCAAGGGGATCAAGGGCCGGCTCATGGCCTGGTTCTTCACCGGCTCCGGCATGATCCCCGTCGACCGTGACGGGGCCAACGGCGGCGTCGCGGCCCTGATGACCGGCCGCCGGATCCTCGAAGAGGGCAAGATCTTCGGCATCTACCCCGAGGGCACCCGCTCCCCCGACGGCCGGCTCTACCGCGGCCGCACCGGCATCGCCCGCCTGACCCTGATGACCGGCGCCCCCGTGGTGCCGTTCGCGATGATCGGCACGGACAAGCTCCAGCCCGGCGGCGCCGGCATGCCGCGTCCGGGCCGGGTCACCGTGCGCTTCGGCGAGCCGATGGAGTTCTCCCGCTACGAGGGCATGGACCGCGACCGGTACGTCCTGCGCGCCGTCACCGACTCGGTGATGGCCGAGGTCATGCGGCTCTCGGGCCAGGAGTACGTCGACATGTACGCGACCAAGGCGAAGGCCGCGTAG
- a CDS encoding HAD domain-containing protein, translated as MKPLLLIDVDGPLNPYAAKAQRRPGGYSTHRMRPRGWTEAESAKPLRVWLNHGHGAELLALADAYELVWATTWKDEANDWIAPHLGLPRLPFIDWPVMHGRAPRGTFWKTQYILEYAGERPFAWIDDDITAMDREYVDQYHPAQTLLLRIDEQIGLTRTDFDALADWAA; from the coding sequence ATGAAGCCCCTGCTGCTGATCGACGTCGACGGACCCCTGAACCCCTACGCGGCCAAGGCCCAGCGCCGCCCCGGGGGCTACTCCACCCACCGGATGCGCCCGAGGGGCTGGACCGAGGCCGAGAGCGCGAAGCCCCTGCGGGTCTGGCTGAACCACGGCCACGGCGCGGAGCTGCTCGCGCTGGCGGACGCGTACGAGCTGGTCTGGGCCACCACGTGGAAGGACGAGGCGAACGACTGGATAGCGCCGCACCTGGGGCTGCCCCGGCTCCCGTTCATCGACTGGCCGGTGATGCACGGCCGGGCGCCGCGGGGCACCTTCTGGAAGACCCAGTACATCCTGGAGTACGCGGGCGAGCGGCCCTTCGCGTGGATCGACGACGACATCACGGCCATGGACCGCGAGTACGTCGACCAGTACCACCCGGCGCAGACGCTGCTGCTGCGCATCGACGAGCAGATCGGCCTGACCCGCACCGACTTCGACGCACTGGCGGACTGGGCCGCGTGA
- a CDS encoding TetR/AcrR family transcriptional regulator, with translation MAMDRDQVLRDAAALLSRKSTATMDEVARAAGIGRATLHRHFAGRDALVRALEELGIREFEVAFDNARLDEGTAVEALRRLVAEAESNAGLLAFLVTENQLFEGDEVNEGWARLDARVTALFRRGQEEGDIRIDLSPAWLTEALYGLIGSCAWAVMDGRVAAKDFQYMIIELLLGGARRSVEK, from the coding sequence ATGGCCATGGATCGTGACCAGGTGCTCCGCGACGCGGCGGCCCTGCTCTCCCGCAAATCGACCGCCACGATGGACGAGGTCGCCCGAGCCGCCGGAATCGGCCGCGCGACCCTCCACCGTCACTTCGCCGGGCGCGACGCCCTCGTACGGGCCCTCGAAGAGCTCGGCATCCGGGAGTTCGAGGTGGCCTTCGACAACGCCCGCCTCGACGAGGGCACGGCGGTGGAGGCGCTCAGGCGCCTGGTCGCCGAGGCCGAGTCCAACGCCGGCCTGCTCGCCTTCCTCGTCACCGAGAACCAGCTGTTCGAAGGTGACGAGGTCAACGAGGGCTGGGCCCGGCTCGACGCCCGCGTCACCGCCCTGTTCCGGCGCGGCCAGGAAGAGGGCGACATCCGGATCGACCTGAGCCCCGCATGGCTCACCGAGGCCCTCTACGGCCTCATCGGCAGCTGCGCCTGGGCCGTCATGGACGGCCGGGTCGCCGCCAAGGACTTTCAGTACATGATCATCGAGCTGCTGCTCGGTGGCGCCCGACGGAGTGTGGAGAAATGA
- a CDS encoding membrane-associated oxidoreductase, giving the protein MEINDLTPAERRVWEAFPRGDGVDFREHPDDSSVDGAGWGPERTVRAEVLRALLLGAGRAEEGRVAGLKIKGARIVGKLDLRYAVVDHPIRLRDCWFERKPLLYGAQLKALVLGYSTLPGLTAATVRVDVVLRLSCCRITGPVRLQGAKISGGLFLQGAVVGPTTGEEADEPPLQLNHVEIGTDIIANDLTVHGQLRLNGAVVGGQISLDNARLLHPGGIALHAETLAVGTDLRAHRLEARGMVNLTGARIPGQLNLARAVFANPGDTALRASSCAVGEVWLRGCDRIQGMVNLRRSQFDMLHIPPETWPEQIRIDGLTYRTLAPHLPAEERLPALEREESGYLPYAYEQLAAAYRTAGDEAAARTVQLAKLRRHRRTLPRHARVWGLLQDVTVGYGFRPLRAAGWLLALLLTGTIAYWIERPRPLKAGEAPDFNPVFYTLDLMVPIISFGQEQAFAPTGWHQWLSYLLIVTGWILATTTAAGVSRSLQRQ; this is encoded by the coding sequence ATGGAGATCAACGATCTGACCCCGGCCGAGCGCCGCGTGTGGGAGGCCTTCCCGCGCGGTGACGGCGTCGACTTCCGCGAACACCCCGACGACAGCTCCGTGGACGGAGCCGGCTGGGGGCCGGAGCGCACCGTCCGGGCCGAGGTGCTGCGGGCCCTGCTGCTGGGCGCGGGCCGCGCGGAGGAGGGCCGGGTCGCCGGCCTCAAGATCAAGGGCGCCAGGATCGTCGGCAAGCTCGACCTCCGCTACGCGGTCGTCGACCACCCCATCCGGCTGCGCGACTGCTGGTTCGAGCGCAAGCCCCTGCTGTACGGGGCCCAGCTGAAGGCCCTCGTCCTCGGCTACTCCACCCTGCCCGGCCTCACCGCGGCCACCGTGCGGGTCGACGTGGTCCTGCGGCTCTCCTGCTGCCGCATCACCGGACCGGTCCGGCTGCAGGGCGCCAAGATATCCGGCGGCCTCTTCCTGCAGGGCGCGGTGGTCGGTCCCACGACGGGCGAGGAGGCGGACGAACCCCCGCTCCAGCTCAACCACGTGGAGATCGGCACGGACATCATCGCCAACGACCTGACCGTCCACGGCCAGCTGCGCCTCAACGGCGCCGTCGTCGGCGGCCAGATCAGCCTCGACAACGCCCGCCTGCTCCACCCCGGCGGCATCGCCCTGCACGCCGAGACCCTGGCCGTCGGCACGGACCTGCGGGCCCACCGCCTGGAGGCCCGCGGCATGGTCAATCTCACCGGGGCCCGGATACCCGGCCAGCTCAACCTCGCCCGCGCGGTCTTCGCCAACCCCGGCGACACCGCCCTGCGCGCCTCCAGCTGCGCCGTCGGCGAGGTGTGGCTGCGGGGCTGCGACCGGATCCAGGGCATGGTCAACCTGCGCCGCTCGCAGTTCGACATGCTGCACATACCGCCCGAGACCTGGCCCGAGCAGATCCGCATCGACGGCCTGACCTACCGCACCCTCGCCCCGCACCTGCCCGCCGAGGAGCGGCTGCCCGCCCTGGAGCGCGAGGAGTCGGGCTACCTCCCGTACGCCTACGAACAGCTCGCGGCGGCCTACCGTACGGCGGGCGACGAGGCGGCCGCCCGGACCGTCCAACTCGCCAAGCTGCGCAGGCACCGCCGCACCCTGCCCCGGCACGCCCGCGTGTGGGGGCTGCTCCAGGACGTCACCGTCGGCTACGGGTTCCGGCCGCTGCGCGCGGCGGGCTGGCTCCTGGCGCTGCTGCTGACCGGGACGATCGCCTACTGGATCGAGCGGCCGCGGCCGCTGAAGGCGGGGGAGGCACCGGACTTCAACCCGGTGTTCTATACGCTCGACCTGATGGTGCCGATCATCAGTTTCGGCCAGGAACAGGCCTTCGCGCCGACCGGCTGGCACCAATGGCTGTCGTACCTGCTGATCGTGACCGGCTGGATCCTCGCCACCACCACGGCGGCGGGCGTCAGCCGGTCACTCCAGCGGCAGTGA